In one Paenibacillus sp. JQZ6Y-1 genomic region, the following are encoded:
- a CDS encoding S-layer homology domain-containing protein: protein MWNYKQTTIAALALSCVIAGGTMTSAAAFSDVTGDNNQKIVSSLQEKGIINGVTATQFKPNQTLTQAQAIQILTKAFELKKNGAEVLPSAGQPWYSAAVEAAKANSLSIPSNIQATEKVNREDFALWLYEAINTTGTYPATKMFVVFEDQDKIDTKASNAIQTLVNMNVIPRDTVGKAFNPQKAITRMDAATWVSSAVDMIERANNTDNENNDGSGTTTPPADGSEGSQMGYDPQLSVKSTADGKQKVTLTVQLPNPGYNLKIDKVNLTDDKKAVISYSLTQPQPGMMYPQVISEGTADTIIPAGYTPELADK from the coding sequence ATGTGGAATTATAAACAAACAACAATCGCGGCGCTGGCTCTGTCTTGCGTAATTGCAGGAGGTACCATGACTTCAGCAGCAGCATTTTCCGATGTAACAGGTGATAATAACCAAAAGATCGTAAGTTCATTGCAGGAAAAAGGCATCATTAACGGCGTAACAGCAACCCAGTTCAAACCGAATCAAACGCTGACGCAGGCGCAGGCGATCCAAATCTTGACCAAAGCATTTGAATTGAAAAAGAACGGAGCGGAAGTATTGCCGTCAGCAGGTCAGCCTTGGTATTCCGCAGCAGTTGAGGCTGCCAAAGCCAACAGCTTGTCTATTCCGTCCAATATTCAGGCTACTGAAAAGGTGAATCGTGAGGATTTCGCACTGTGGCTGTATGAGGCGATCAACACAACTGGTACGTATCCAGCAACCAAAATGTTCGTTGTGTTTGAAGATCAGGACAAAATTGACACCAAAGCCTCCAATGCTATCCAAACGCTAGTGAATATGAATGTGATTCCACGCGACACCGTTGGCAAAGCCTTTAATCCGCAAAAAGCCATTACTCGTATGGATGCAGCAACATGGGTAAGCAGCGCGGTAGATATGATCGAACGCGCCAATAATACGGACAATGAAAACAACGACGGTAGCGGTACAACAACGCCACCAGCGGATGGATCGGAGGGATCGCAAATGGGTTATGATCCGCAATTGAGCGTGAAATCCACTGCGGATGGCAAGCAAAAAGTAACCTTGACCGTACAACTGCCAAACCCAGGCTACAACTTGAAGATCGACAAAGTGAATCTGACTGACGACAAAAAAGCAGTGATTTCTTACTCACTGACTCAGCCTCAACCGGGTATGATGTATCCGCAGGTGATCAGTGAAGGCACAGCCGATACGATTATTCCGGCAGGCTATACACCTGAATTGGCTGACAAGTAA
- a CDS encoding AI-2E family transporter, translated as MERARLWSERFKLFFLNNRFVIFLLVLVLISLNIFLLSKIPYVFTPFIVLVKTVILPIILSGILFYLFNPLIDFLEKHKVKRIYSIILLYILIIGIIVLIISLVIPVIQRQIQELVSNIPTLYEQASTQIQKWLGGDILQQIQQSLNINPQELLQTLSNRWGALFSSGASGFLHTFSGIGGFLGTLTEIVLSIVTVPFILFYLLKDGKRLVPYVLQFIPVGLRGQTSEVMSEMNSKISSYIRGQIIVSFCIGCLLYIGYNIIGLDYSLVLAIIASFTSIVPYLGPAIAITPALVVALVTSPVMLLKMIAVWTAVQLIEGKLISPQIMGKSLKVHPITIIFVILTAGNLFGVVGILLAVPGYAVLKVVVTHLFDWLKKSSNLYETEKVTEKPIEVESKKL; from the coding sequence GAGCGAACGATTCAAGCTGTTCTTTTTGAACAATCGCTTTGTTATTTTTTTGCTTGTACTTGTATTGATTTCGTTGAATATCTTTTTGCTTTCGAAGATTCCGTATGTGTTCACGCCGTTTATCGTGCTCGTCAAAACGGTCATTTTACCGATTATTTTAAGCGGTATTTTGTTCTATCTATTTAATCCCCTTATTGATTTTCTGGAAAAACATAAAGTAAAACGTATTTATTCCATAATTTTGCTTTACATTCTTATTATCGGTATTATCGTGTTGATCATTAGCTTGGTCATTCCCGTGATCCAGCGCCAAATTCAAGAGCTGGTAAGTAATATTCCGACGCTGTATGAGCAAGCATCTACGCAAATCCAGAAATGGCTGGGCGGCGATATTCTTCAACAAATTCAGCAATCGCTTAACATCAATCCGCAGGAGCTGTTACAGACGCTATCCAATCGTTGGGGCGCACTGTTCAGCAGTGGAGCTTCGGGCTTCCTGCATACCTTCTCCGGTATTGGTGGATTCCTTGGTACATTGACTGAAATTGTACTCTCTATTGTGACGGTACCATTTATTCTGTTCTATTTATTAAAAGATGGTAAACGTCTGGTGCCTTATGTACTGCAATTCATTCCAGTTGGTCTGCGTGGTCAAACATCCGAAGTCATGTCGGAAATGAACAGCAAAATCAGCTCCTATATTCGCGGTCAGATCATCGTCAGCTTCTGTATCGGCTGTCTGCTGTATATTGGCTACAATATTATCGGTCTGGATTATTCGCTTGTGCTAGCGATTATCGCTTCCTTTACAAGTATTGTGCCTTATCTCGGTCCAGCAATTGCTATTACTCCGGCGCTGGTTGTGGCATTGGTCACTTCCCCAGTCATGCTGCTCAAAATGATCGCTGTTTGGACCGCTGTTCAGCTAATCGAGGGGAAACTGATTTCGCCGCAGATTATGGGTAAATCGCTCAAGGTTCATCCGATTACGATCATTTTCGTTATTTTGACAGCTGGTAATCTGTTTGGCGTCGTAGGTATTCTGTTGGCAGTTCCGGGTTATGCTGTATTGAAGGTAGTAGTGACTCACCTGTTCGACTGGCTGAAGAAAAGCTCCAATCTGTATGAAACAGAAAAAGTCACCGAAAAGCCGATTGAAGTGGAATCGAAAAAACTCTAA